The Zingiber officinale cultivar Zhangliang chromosome 2A, Zo_v1.1, whole genome shotgun sequence genomic sequence cctactttttcttaggcttacaaataaaataaacaaaagaaggaatttatatttttcaaactaaatatgctaagaaaTTAATATAAAAAGTTTAGAATGTGCCCATAGGCCCGATCGTGCCTTTTCTGGCCCAAAATTTCAAGACAATGTCGTGTCCGTGGGCATGGTCATACTTCCTCAAATCTAAACTCCTGAGACTCAACCATGCCAAGTTGGCATGGCAGTGACATGACCTGTGTCTCACAAGGCCATGCCTTGCCTATAAATAGGAGAGTTCTTCTCCCTTTGAGGGGAGGAGAGTTTCCCCTTGGAGATACTCAAGGGCTAAGATCCACGCTTCATCTACACCACACTTGACGATTCGAGGCCATTTCTGACGTCTCCATCTTCTCTGGACACAAGCATTGGATTCGAAGACCTGATATCACAGTTGGATAaactttccttctcttttctctcttgaATTGCTTAGAAAGCTTATAATCTTAGTGCCTTTGGATTCAATTATCCTTCTCATGGAGTAGATCcacttgttctaggattaagggagtatatCCATTGTCGAGTGCGTTGCTCCATTACGGATCGGACTTTCTTGGCTACTTTTGTGTATGGTTTTCATTCTATTATGGCAAGGCGACCTCTATGGAATTCACTCACACTTCTTGGTGAGAATATAGCGGAGCCTTGGCTCATCATGGGAGATTATAATTCATTATTGATGGTACAAGACAAAGAAGGTGGGCAACCGGTTTCCAACTATGAGTTGCATGATTTGGAGCGGTTTGTTCATGCTTGTGGCTTAGTAGACCTTCGTTCCATCGGATGCCGGCTAACGTGGACTAATGGATCAGTTTCTTCAAAGCTTGATCGTGCTATGGTGAACTCCCACTGGCTTATAGCGGATTATGAGAGTTATGTGGAATTTACATCGCCCGAATGTCTATCTGACCACTCTTGTGGTATTGTTTCAACACTTGCAAGGGAGAAGAGATGCAATAGACCTTTCAAATTCTATAATATGTGGACATTACATGAGGGGTTCCAAGATTTGGTGGCAAGTTCATGGGATGAGCTTATTTCCGGAAATGCTCAATTTGCACTTAAGGAAAAACTTACAAGACTAAAGGGCAAGCTGCAAGAACTTGATAAATTGCATTTTCAGCACATCTCGGAGCAAGCTTTAAGGGAAAAATCAGTACTAGAGGATTCTTAACGAAGCCTTTTATCCGGGGTCGGTCCTCCAAATTATTATGAAGTGATAAGAAAGAGGGCAACATTGTTAGCGGAGGCGGAAAAACTATTCTATCAACAACATGCAAAAAGTGTTTACCTTAAGAATAGTGATAGATGTACAAAGTTCTTTCATGACTTGATGAAACACAACAATAAAAGAAATGCAATCATTAAACTCACCAAGCAATCCGGGGATCAAACAACTAGTCAAAATGAAGTTGCCGAGGAGTTTATGGGGCATTTCCAAAACTTATTGGGCAAAACTGGACAAAGTACTCCTTTGGACAGTAATAGTATTTCTGGGAATCACTTATCTCAAGCTCAAAGGGAGGAACTAGTTGTCCCAATCACTAATGAAGAGATAAAAGAGGCCCTTTTTGAAATTGGGGCCAACAAGGCACCCGACCCGGATGGTTTCAACGCGAAATTCTACACTATAGCGTGGGACAAGATAGGAGATGATTTTATAGCGACAGTAAAGGAGTTTTTTCATCATGGAAAGCTCTTAAAGCAATGGAATCATACCTCTATTGCTTTAA encodes the following:
- the LOC122043655 gene encoding uncharacterized protein LOC122043655: MVQDKEGGQPVSNYELHDLERFVHACGLVDLRSIGCRLTWTNGSVSSKLDRAMVNSHWLIADYESYVEFTSPECLSDHSCGIVSTLAREKRCNRPFKFYNMWTLHEGFQDLVASSWDELISGNAQFALKEKLTRLKGKLQELDKLHFQHISEQALREKSVLEDS